The Perca fluviatilis chromosome 18, GENO_Pfluv_1.0, whole genome shotgun sequence genomic interval aaaatttgcaaatagccatccattttcgtaaagcggcccatatttgagctttatatggttgatttctcgcataaaaaagtttcagaagtgaattttgtaatggaataacagagatctgcgtgacctagctaaattcagaaaactacctgatctcaggtcagttgtgtagcctatgtaaatgttggggcgtgaccgttctcttaatacacccatgggctgacaaaggttccggtttttgggaagttgacgtcaacttccagctttgttgggattcgcccgttttcagcggcagtttcaaaatatgagattttcatagtaaaggggtgtcaatgggattttgagcttctatgtatgtcctatttacccaccgaactgtcgtttattcaactatgacagggtaaaatcggttttgcattctatcacccctttaattactaatgttaactagcatgttagttagcaataattagcctgtgcttatgttatctccttacatatacctacactctccatctctgtaagattgggaatgattgagatttctcttggcccAGCTACCATGAAGAcatacaactttcagacacgttgctcacgtcacatttacgttatctctgtcagttggaggctgcgcagtaaagctggccatcaccggaaaagagCAACGGGGTCCATTAATGGATGTATTAGGGTccattggtccattttatatatgtcaatggtcccatgaggtccagtGGGAAGGAGGCGTTAGCTCCACCTACATTGAGTTACTCCTCGACTGCTcctcgatctgcgtactgcagtcagggcttactcaatatttcggcgtggtctttaaaacattggcaaacctctttctagcacgtgtattggcagggagagcctaacctgtcagctgtgttgttgatgcctcaagagaaaaaagcaaggaagtgactcagagcttgccctAAAGCAGTATCTGTGCCgtgtatgtgtatgacgtcattgactttttaaaaggctttttagaacaaaaaagccactttaaaaatgtttaacgcccagcagtgtgtattttcttagcctcccctttcgaatgcaacattcaaattactagacaaaaaatgatatcctgagaAATGTGGCTTTTGAGGGTAGtgccattcattctgcactcgccTGTGAGCGCCCCAAGTGGAACtctggaactgcaaccagttcagaaacCGGAAGTATCGAGAGAGTGAAACTTCTTCCCTTTCTTTGCCTGTGTTTACCTGGTGTTTACctatctcttaatacatccatggtgtttaccattacagtaaaatattttACTGATAATGCATGGAcagcacaaaagaaaaaaaactcgtTCATTCACGCGAGATTTCCCGGTAATTAGTGGGCGCGAATCGAATCAATAAGCGGTGGTGGTCCTCCCTGTATACTGTATTGTGTGCGGCTGCCGCAAACTGGGTAAGCAGTCGCTTCATAACATACCAGTCCTTGCAATTTCATATAAAGACGCAAAACTAACCATGACATACTCAGCTGCTGGCTAAATAGTTATTGACGTTCTGTTTAGCACGTAAAGATAGCGTCAGTTAGCCAGATAAGCTAGCTAGTTTTATAACGCAGCTTAAGCTGATAGAACTTGTTGTCGCTGTCATGGTTTCACCTGCGTCCATTAACATTATTCTGTCGGTTTCAGATAGACATTACGCAAAACAACAAATCGCGTTTGGTTTTAAGAGAACAAGAGTCGCTCTTAAAAGTTCAGGTAACCGCTTGACTCTATGCTAGAAACTATGCGGTGTTTACTTTCAGTTTCTTTCTCCCCAAATGTGGTTAACGTTAGGTGACCAAGATGTCTAAAAGGAAGAGCAGCCCTGTCAGTGACAACACCAACAAACGGGTCAAACCTGCGGTGGAGGAAGACGTGGAAGATGAAAATGTTTCTAATAGTGACCAGGAAGATCCTCTACCGAATAGACAGGTTACGTCACTGTTATGCTGTTAAATATATCTTCTAGGTTTTGTTCCTACAGGAACATgtctatttttcttttgtttcctttaAGTCTGTGTGTCTTAACTGATTCTCTCAGAATGTAAGTAAAAAATAAGAAACTTGCGGAGTATACTATTGTATCATATAACATGTATTGAATGAAATGACATGCCTATTTCTCCTGTGTTTAGGTGCCATGTGCTGATGAGGTGGTGAGTGCAGGAATTGTGGAGAGCATCACACTGAAGAACTTCATGTGCCACTCTCACCTTGGCCCCTTCACTTTTGGTTCCAATGTCAACTTTGTTGTTGGCAACAATGGAAGTGAGTGTAACCACTTAACAAGTGGGGGTAttccagaaaaaaaagattaactgaaCTGAATTAAGAGAATTCATAGTTTCCCATTTCTGAAACCAGTTTTACTGAAATTCTATCCTGATACTATAGCAACAGATTCCCTTAGTTTGCCCTAACTTGTTATATGGGAGGTTAATTGGATCATAATCCCTTGTCCCAGACCAGTTTTCAGGCTCTACTCTTTATTAGGTGGCTTAACTGCTGGTTCCATCTTTTGACCAGACTGAGAAACAGCATTTTCTCTGATTGATTTCTCTGTGTCCCGGCAAGTTGTTGTTCTTGTTATTCTATGACCATAAGTCAGATTGCCTATAAATATAAAGGCCAGCAGCATTTTGATGTATAGCTGTTGCATATGAATTTtagtaaaatgttttgcatttaaattcatgagaaaaacagacatttttacattaataataataatcaatgatggttaatataaataaataaaagttgatAAAATGAGGGACATAGCCACGTTTTGAACGTAGCAGGCTCACCTTTGACTTATTTCAAATGCTATTCAggctaaatacaaaataaaagagcTTACTAAATTTAAGATTTAAGATCAGTGCTTGGCTTCTCTATTTAAGTATTACAAGTGCATTTATCAGATCTTGTTATGCTTAACCGGAAACACACCACATGCTGAAGCGCTGCGAATAGCCGCGAAGAAGCGCTATTTTCATTTCggcgcccatgttatccaatctgtctGACCACACCGGCACAGGTGTTTTGGCATCTCCTCTATTTCGTCCGCGAGTGACTGTGTCAAGCCAGGCAAGTAATCGCATGTAtggatactttacaaaatacaACACCCAGGTTAATGTACAGCGAGATATGTGATCAGGCatgcggagagagagagactgacggATGgacagagtgacacacacaaccaaaacactcacagagagagaggacaagTGCGCTATCATCTATCTACGCTACACGGCTATTCGCGGTGTTGGATCTGTGTAATGACTTAAACATAAATCGTGTCTTTACATATATGTAAACTTAAGTCGGGATTTTTGTTGTACATGTTGGCTAACCTTTCTCGAATACCGTCTTTTCTTTTGTGTCTGTCTTATCTTCCATTTAATTCCTTTGTTAATTACAGCgtctaaaatatttttttattctgtgcaCAAACTGCTTGTGTGACAGGTGGAAAGAGTGCCGTTCTGACAGCTCTCATAGTTGCTTTAGGTGGGAATGCACATGCCACCAACAGAGGATTATCACTCAAGGGATTTGTCAAGGAAGGAGAAAGGTAAACCTCGCACCACATCATGTGATATACATTCGTTTTGTCATGCAGGTTGTAGTGGCCTTTAAGGGCCGGTCTGTTTAGGCAGACATTTGATTAATATGACTTTAAGTGGCTCTTCTTACCCTTACTCGGCACCTTAAATAAATTGTAGTGTAAACTAATCTTCCATGAAGGCTTCTTTGCTTAAATTTGACGATGCATACAGTATCTTTGTCTTTACTCTTTGAGAGAGTATGAGTAAAAGTaccattatactgtatatgtgaaaTTGTGCAATTATCACACGCAAAAGTAAATGCTTCACTTGACTGGCAATAGATTTCATTTGTGTTACTCTCTTTCTTCAGCTCAGCTGATGTATCAATTACCCTGCGTAACAAAGGAAAGGATGCTTACAAACCTGAGGTGTATGGTCCAGCCATCATAGTAGACCTGAGAATAACACGTGAGGGGTTGAGAACCTATAAACTGAGGAGCAAATCAGGTAAAGACCATGAATTTGAGTTATGAATTACATCATTTCCGTAAGTATTTGGTAAGACTACTGCTACACTATGCTACTACAACAATGTATCATATTTAAGTagtcattttaaacatttaccaCCTATAAACATTTCTAAACCATTGGTGACCTTAAAAGCTAAATAAGTGCAGAGTGCATGGACAAATCTGGCCGAAAGCTGAAATGATAAGTCAACCATCAGAAAATTAATGGGCAACTATTTTAGTGGATTCATCATTTAAGTAATGTTTTCACCAAAAATGGCAAACAGTTGATGACTCCAGCTTTTTATGTGAGAATCTGCTGCTTTTCCATGTCTCGACACACAtagtaaaataaatcaatttcagTATCCAAATTGAGATACACTATAAGACAAAGTGTAAGCAAATGACCACTTCTGGTAGCTGCTTGAATCTATATTATTTGGGAATCataaacacatttcttttaCTCTTATAGGTCAACTTGTGTCAACCAAAAAGGAAGAGCTGTTGTCCATCCTggacaattttaacatacaGGTATGAGCTATGCAaaccatatacagtatagtattgTTTAATCTTCCTTACAACATAATAAAATCCTGCTGGATGAACCTATGTTAATGTGTTGGTGAGAGGGAGTCATTAACTTTCTTCCAAAGGTCAACAATCCTGTGTCAGTTCTGACTCAAGAGATGAGCAAATACTTCCTTCACTCCAAAGGAGAGGGGGACAAATACAAggtaattatacagtatatgactacactttttaaaatgatagttattttttgtttttgtgaactttgagtgtgattttaaaaagaaatctttatttttattcctCTTGCAGTTTTTTATGAAAGCTACCCAACTGGAGCAGATGAGAGAGGACTTTACCTacatcaaaaccaccaaacatatCACGGAGGATAAAGTTGGGCAACATAGTGAAGTAAGACTGTATGGctgatatattgatattataagCAGCTATAACCAATATTTAACTATTACGATGTCttaaatgacaatgtgaaagTGGTCACTAGTAGTGATGAACCTTACATAAAATAATATCCCGAATAactcttatgatttgatactataaataaaattgaattgaataaaatgtactgttttggttcactgcTCTTATAGCGTTTTCAGTCGCAGCAGTTTTTGAgcgaaaacccccaaaaaacctACTCTGCACTACCAGACAATGCCAGAAAGACCCGGTTAGTGACTAACTGTGAACATAGTGGAACATTTAACTGCTAAAGAACCAGATATTTCTCTCAGGAGTTGAAAAACGGCTTGAGCCGCGCCTGAGATGTGCATGTCACGCAGGTAGTGTtaaagctctaacctgttaacatgggagccaaaataaaaaaggacgCGCCaagcagctgacacgctcacgcgacgcagccagtgtgtggcTGGCCTAAGGCTTTATTGTGGATAGGATGTGTAATCCCTTGACCAGCATAGCTAGCTACTAAAGCATAGCTACTTGTCTTTTTGAATGTTTTATATGACCATATGCAATTGTTATGTGACTGTTACAGTGCTTGAAAGACTTGAAGCGGAAGTACCTGGAGAAAGAAGACCGTTATAAGAACCTGGCGTCATTTGATGAAATGCAAACCAAACTGGAGGAGTTGCAGAAGCAAATGGCTTGGGCTTTGGTGAGATCATTTTCTCATGTTTTGTCTACCAATTTGGAATTCCCAACCCCCTTCATCCACTCCCCCAGTAGCCTCTGAAACTGGATTAATGCAATAAATACTTAAAAGATCATTTATCAAAATATTATTGACTGTGATCTACATTTTGCAGGTGATTGAGATGGAGAAGGAGTTGGAGCCAATGAAGGAGAAGCTGCAGTCAGACAGACGTTCTACAGAGAAATATGATGAGAAGGTGGATGAATGGAAGGTATGATATTTCTGTAATATTCACCTAAAATCAAGTGTGGTATGTGTTTTTAGTATAACCAGTAATTACTTAAGAGGCCGTGGTTTACAGTGATTTTAGAACAGCTAAGCAGCGTTAGCCTAAAGTTGCTTATTGCTTTTATAAAACTGTTTCTACATAAACCGTGTTTATGCAATGTTTCATTGATAATAAAGTGATTATTAACATTTATCTGGCTATCGCTATTGTGTAATGGTTGAAGTAAGGTATTTCCCCACAGCTTCACACGTGGCTCAGCCAACTGTAGGGACCGGAACTATCCGTTTCATTATATTAATCAAATAACAACCACTTCTGTTTGATAATTCACACCTCAGCTTTGCACTTGTCCATGCATAGTCCTCCTCTAACCTTTAACCCCCCCAACTTCTCTGATCTCTTTTTATGTAATAATGCAGAATAAGCTCGAGGAGGCTGAGAGGAAATACAGGCAGATCCAGGAACAGTTGGAGGGGATCACACAGCAAGTCCAGGAGCTCCAGCCCAAATGTGCTGAGCTCAAAACCGTGGCCAGAGACAAAATACCCTTCTCAAGTCTAGCGAGGTCAGTGTTCAAACAATGCATTAGTCAGGCTGTAAGGCAGACAGTACTGTCAGTAGGTTCAGTCATCTTCATAGGAGTACTGGAAGTGATTTTAGGTTGTAAATGTTGGCCAAGGAAATGCAATGGAGAGATGTGACCTTCTTTTAAACTGAGTTACCTCAAATATGTTCTTTACTGGCATATGAGGCTTTGTTTAAAGTGCTGAGTGGAATCCATAGCAACAAGGGTATTCGGGTCCCCCACCAAATTGGGTAGTTGTGAACATGAAAGTAACAAAAGGAACGATTTACCtataatatacagtgccttgcgaaagtattcggcccccttgaacttttcgaccttttgccacatttcaggcctcaaacataaagatataaaactgtaattttttgtgaagaatcaacaacaagtgggacacaatcatgaagtggaacgaaatttattggatatttcaaaccttttaaacaaataaaaactgaaatattgggtgcaaaattattcagcccccttaagttaatactttgtggcgccaccttttgcggcgattacagctgtaagtcgcttggggtatgtctctatcagttttggcacatcgagagactgacatttttgcccattcctccttgcaaaacagctcgagctcagtgaggttggatggagagcgtttgtgaacagcagttttcagttctttccacagattctcgattggattcaggtctggactttgacttggccattctaacacctggatatgtttatttgtgaaccattccattgtagattttgctttatgttttggatcattgtcttgttggaagacaaatctccgtcccagtctcaggtcttttgcagactccatcaggttttcttccagaatggtcctgtgtttggctccatccatcttcccatcaattttaaccatcttccctgtccctgctgaagaaaagcaggcccaaaccatgatgctgccaccaccatgtttgacagtggggatggtgtgttcagggtgatgagctgtgttgcttttatgccaaacataacgttttgcattgttgccaaaagttcgattttggtttcatctgaccacagcaccttcttccacatgtttggggtgtctcccaggtggcttttggcaaactttaaacgacacttttatggatatctttaagaaatggctttcttcttgccactcttccataaaggccagatttgtgcagtatacgactgattgttgtcctatggacagagtctcccacctcagctgtagatctctgcagttcatccagagtgatcatgggcctcttggctgcatctctgatcagtcttctccttgtatgagctgaaagtttagagggacggccgggtcttcgtagatttgtagtggtctgatactccttccatttcaatattatcgcttgcacagtgctccttgggatgtttaaagcttgggaaatctttttgtatccaaaccggctttaaacttctccacaacagtatctcggacctgcctggtgtgttccttgttcttcatgatgctctccgcgttattaaacggacctctgagactatcacagagcaggtgcatttatacggagacttgattacacacagctggattctatttatcatcattagtcatttaggtcaacattggatcattcagagatcctcactgaacttctggagagagtttgctgcactgaaagtaaaggggctgaataattttgcacgcccactttttcagttttttatttgttaaaaaagtttgaaatagccaaagaatttcgttccacttcataattgggacccacttgttgttgattcttcacaaaaaattacagttttatatctttatgtttgaggcctgaaatgtggcaaaaggtcgaaacgttcaagggggccaaatactttcgcaaggcactgtatatctaTGGCATAGCCAGACAATTTAATCTGCAGCTCAAAATTGCAATTTCAGTTTCTAACTTGCTTATATTTTGTGTAACTTGGTCCGGATAAACTCAACACATTTTTAATAGAAGATGTCTACCACAGTAAACATCTGTGTATTATAACTTCCTGCCTCATCATCTTCTCAGACATAATCTCAGCTGGTTGTGTAAGTGACCAATGTTTCTATTTTTCAATTCTGTGTGCGAGCTAGGTCACTGTTCACAGATGCAAGGCTAACCTGAGGGACCTGGAAAAGGACAAGGTTCAGCTGTCTTCAAGGATAAATGATCTCAAGCTGAGGTACGACCTcccctttttttaaagtcttcTGTTGTGCATTTAAATTGAATCatgtatttattctgttttgaCACATGTCCTCCTTACAATTTTCgttgtcatctttttttttatccctctAGCATCAGTCAGACAACTGGAGTGGAGAGCCAGGCCAAGACGGAGCGTATGGAGCAGATACAGGCTGAGCTGGAAAACATGAGACAAAAGAGTGCCACTCTTGGCCAGCAGATTGACCAGTATGAGCATGCCTGCAGCCGTGCCAAGGAAGAACAAGGAAAGATGAGGTGGGGAAAATAAAACTGGGCAAAACTATTAAGTGTTGGTTCCAGGGGGTTGCCCAGAAACTCCTTACGCTGTGCATGACAGGGAGTTTTGAAGTTGAGCTGGAATTAAGGTTTTGGACAACAAAAGAATATCATTTACCAATCATACCATTTTGTGAATCCATCCCTTAGTCATTCTGTTCTTTCAATGCTTGTGATAAATTCTGCCAGTAATTCAATGTGTAAATACAAAAGAATTCGGCATCCCCCTGGCTTTGTTAGCTCCCTTTCAGCCCTCAGTAAACACAATTAGGATAAGATTATTTGGTCTGTTGGATGCATACTGCAGTGGAATAACTGAAACAGTAACAGCCTCTAACGTAACGAAAACACCCACCTCCTTCTGTCTTAAGGAGAGAGCAGGAAGTGCTTCAGAGGTCCATTGATGCCAACAGAAGGAACTTGCAGACTATGGAGAGCAGTCGGTCTAATCGCCTGCGGCGTTTTGGAGAGCACATGCCCGCACTCCTCAACGCCATCCAGGAAGCTCATAGAAGGGGCCAGCTCAAGCATAAACCTCGAGGACCTCTGGGTAAGACTTGGTGCCCAGTTATGCATTGGTAAAAATGTTTATACTCTAGGCCTGACTCCtttttcagtattttgtatTACAAAAACATGCATACATATGAAACATAATGCATACATATGAAACATAATGCATAATGAGCATAATGAAACACCCAGTTACAATACACTTTGCCTGGcagtataataaaataaatatgtaataagATGTGTTCTTACTTTTATTAAAAGCTGGGCTATATTGGACCCATGTCAAAGCCAGATTTGGTCACTTTGTCTTTTATAAAGTAATATGTTAACCTCCATTTAACCCTTTTTTCTGTCCTTCTACCACCTGTGCAAAGAGCCCAACCAAAAGGGTACATCTGGGACAAAAATGCACTTCTAACGGGCGTTCTCTTTTTACATCTTCTTCCCTTTTTATAGGTCACCTTATTAGCCTGAAGGACCCAGAGCTGGCTCTGTCCGTAGAAGTATGTCTCAAAGGCCAGCTACAGGCCTTCACTTGTGATAACCACGAGGATGAGAGGGTGCTGCAGGGCCTCATGGCCAAAGTGTTCCCAACTGGCCGTAGACCTACCATCATCACCAGTCAGTTTCTCCCAAGTGTCCACGATACAAGATCGAGGTGAGGTCATGTATAATATTCACAAAAACACTTATTAAACGCGTGACTCCATATTAGTTGTTCACTGCCTGGAAAAAATAAACAGAGAACAATAGCATTGGTAAGCTTAAATTAATGTTAGTTCCAATGTACTCcagtaataaaatgttttcactaTGTAAAATTACACTTTGTAACGCATACAGAATTTGGAGTACATATTGATTGACATCAAGTCAACAACAGGTGGTTTTGAGTCCGTTTTACGTAAAGGACACATGTAAGAATTATCACTTTTATTTaactttcattcatttttattcattcaaaTGATCTTAGTTGGTTTTGTCTTTGTCTCAGGGGTGTGAATCACCCTGAATACCCGTCCGTGCTTCAAGCTCTAGAAATTGAGGACCCAGTTGTGGCCAACTGCCTGATTGATCAGAGGGGTATAGAGAGCATTCTACTCATTAAGGTAATCAGTTGCTTCACATCAATTATTGACTTCTCTGCATTGAGACATAATCTTTCAAGAGGGAATCATGATGCAtgtaacaccccccccccccatccctagTGTGATGTCATatagggctggacgattaatCCAAACTTTATCGACATTGAAATTCTAAAGCTGTTATCAACGTTTTTTTTCCTATGACGATAATTTAGATAATTTATTTCTGTTGATAGCCCTACTTTCTACTTTAAAACATTGTACCGCGTGTGCAGGGTCCGAAATTAACACTCGCCAAATGCGGGGGTGGGccgacacgcacgcacacaaacactggcGCATACGCCAGCCACTACCTGCAGTTTACTGATAGCTAGCATTTAActcaggctaattaattagctagtaaGTGCCGATTTTTGCCAGCTATTcttccaaaagaaagcacaataaaattaaatgttAACTGATCATTAACCGTTGACCGACAAGCAGGAAACGGAGTCTCAGTTCACCCGTCCGGGAGGCTCTGACACACTTTCTGAACTCCGTGTCCggggacagctgtaggcttgtaccggtgTTGATGTtttgtgcattgtcggacacacgcagccactttcctgaaaccgcttgcgggactgacacaagtccacagcggcccgcggcgtgtatgtccgagcctgtctccggcgcctccacctgcaggttgtcagctgtgtgtct includes:
- the si:dkey-119f1.1 gene encoding LOW QUALITY PROTEIN: structural maintenance of chromosomes protein 6 (The sequence of the model RefSeq protein was modified relative to this genomic sequence to represent the inferred CDS: inserted 1 base in 1 codon) encodes the protein MSKRKSSPVSDNTNKRVKPAVEEDVEDENVSNSDQEDPLPNRQVPCADEVVSAGIVESITLKNFMCHSHLGPFTFGSNVNFVVGNNGSGKSAVLTALIVALGGNAHATNRGLSLKGFVKEGESSADVSITLRNKGKDAYKPEVYGPAIIVDLRITREGLRTYKLRSKSGQLVSTKKEELLSILDNFNIQVNNPVSVLTQEMSKYFLHSKGEGDKYKFFMKATQLEQMREDFTYIKTTKHITEDKVGQHSECLKDLKRKYLEKEDRYKNLASFDEMQTKLEELQKQMAWALVIEMEKELEPMKEKLQSDRRSTEKYDEKVDEWKNKLEEAERKYRQIQEQLEGITQQVQELQPKCAELKTVXQRQNTLLKSSEVTVHRCKANLRDLEKDKVQLSSRINDLKLSISQTTGVESQAKTERMEQIQAELENMRQKSATLGQQIDQYEHACSRAKEEQGKMRREQEVLQRSIDANRRNLQTMESSRSNRLRRFGEHMPALLNAIQEAHRRGQLKHKPRGPLGHLISLKDPELALSVEVCLKGQLQAFTCDNHEDERVLQGLMAKVFPTGRRPTIITSQFLPSVHDTRSRGVNHPEYPSVLQALEIEDPVVANCLIDQRGIESILLIKNRTEARRLMQGKNPPRNCNQAFSKEGDQIFNNRSYTAEQTRANYLSGDVEEEIRHLQREMENQKAQANRFQLQMKKLDEDVKQNDGLLRRTHIEQRTTKDKITKLELELTDLQNVEESQSEDLSPLEEDLQEIVTKISSKRAEYEEARTKTAELKASYEKAEQEYKQHKEQINTVAEDADPIKEELSKADQEVMKCKHHKKHYEEKRSAHLRNIQTLQVNLESKEQELQISVAKATEICPERLEVRRTARSLDSEINRLKVKITTQQEQQGDREEVVRQYNEALENYKNMAQQMKNLTSFIKSLSNVMNDRLQVYAELKKLLSARCKYYFDSMLAQRRYTGSMTFDHKNETLSISVQPGQGNKADLSDMRSLSGGERSFSTVCFVLSLWAITEAPFRCLDEFDVYMDMVNRRISMDMMLKVAAGQRFRQFIFLTPQSMSSLPESKNISILRLKDPDRGNNPERSQDEDQ